Proteins co-encoded in one Spirosoma endbachense genomic window:
- a CDS encoding TROVE domain-containing protein encodes MKFNFFNRNAAQTLNHEGAKAYAMTPEVELYSAVVTTMLNDSYYEKSDQRLARIQELIGKVDPVFVAKLAVYVREQMNLRSAPVVLLGELAKVHNGDALVGQAVGRAVQRPDEITELLAYYQVTNQRAGAKKLNRLSKQMQKGLASAFNKFDEYQFAKYNKDTAVRLRDALFLVHPKAKNEIQQAVFNKIVAGSLNTPYTWETELSALGQVVFASEAEKNAAVRVKWEELIDSGRLGYMATLRNLRNMLEAGISERHVEKVCALLADEKAVRNAKQLPFRFLSAYRELKALQLGSVPMVLEALEAAVYASVANLRGFGAQTRVVVACDVSGSMQKAVSPKSKVLLYDIGLLLGMLLQAKCKNVLSGMFGDRWKTVALPAKHILANVDEFYQREGEVGYATNGYLVLDDLIKRKYKADKIMLFTDTQLWDSTTNNQAVNNTMAAKWAQYKNLFPDARLYLFDLAGYGQVPLRVESYDVYLIAGWSDKVFDVLKALEEGQTTLSAIDEIVL; translated from the coding sequence ATGAAATTCAACTTTTTCAACCGCAATGCAGCACAGACACTCAACCATGAAGGGGCCAAAGCGTATGCTATGACACCGGAGGTGGAGTTGTATTCGGCCGTAGTGACGACAATGCTGAACGATTCATACTATGAAAAATCGGACCAGCGTCTCGCCAGGATTCAGGAATTGATCGGAAAGGTTGACCCAGTGTTTGTGGCTAAACTCGCTGTTTATGTACGGGAGCAGATGAACCTGCGTTCGGCCCCGGTCGTGCTGTTGGGTGAATTGGCGAAAGTTCACAACGGCGATGCTCTGGTCGGGCAGGCGGTTGGTCGGGCTGTGCAACGCCCCGACGAAATAACGGAATTGCTGGCCTATTATCAGGTAACCAACCAGCGTGCAGGTGCTAAGAAATTGAACCGGCTCTCCAAACAGATGCAGAAAGGACTGGCTTCGGCATTCAACAAGTTTGATGAATACCAGTTTGCCAAATACAATAAAGATACGGCTGTTAGACTTCGTGATGCCTTGTTTCTTGTTCACCCAAAAGCAAAGAATGAAATTCAGCAAGCCGTGTTCAATAAAATTGTTGCCGGTTCACTGAACACGCCCTATACCTGGGAAACGGAGTTGAGTGCATTAGGGCAGGTGGTATTTGCTTCTGAAGCCGAAAAAAACGCAGCCGTACGAGTCAAATGGGAAGAACTGATCGATAGTGGTCGGCTGGGTTATATGGCTACACTGCGAAACCTACGGAACATGCTCGAAGCAGGAATCAGCGAAAGGCATGTCGAAAAGGTATGTGCCTTGCTGGCTGACGAAAAAGCCGTCCGGAACGCTAAGCAATTGCCCTTTCGTTTTCTTTCGGCTTACCGTGAACTAAAAGCACTGCAACTGGGCTCTGTACCAATGGTCCTCGAAGCACTGGAAGCCGCAGTTTATGCCAGTGTGGCTAACCTGCGTGGTTTCGGGGCGCAAACACGTGTTGTTGTCGCCTGCGATGTGTCGGGCTCCATGCAGAAAGCTGTTTCGCCGAAGAGCAAAGTTTTGTTGTATGACATTGGGTTGCTGTTGGGAATGCTTCTACAGGCTAAATGCAAAAACGTGCTGAGCGGGATGTTTGGTGACCGTTGGAAAACGGTCGCCCTGCCAGCAAAGCATATCCTGGCTAACGTCGATGAGTTTTATCAGCGGGAGGGTGAGGTTGGCTATGCAACCAATGGGTATCTGGTACTCGATGATCTGATCAAGCGGAAATACAAAGCCGACAAGATCATGCTTTTTACGGATACGCAGTTGTGGGATAGCACGACCAACAATCAGGCTGTGAACAACACGATGGCGGCAAAATGGGCACAGTATAAAAATCTGTTTCCCGATGCCCGATTATATTTGTTCGATCTGGCGGGATATGGTCAGGTGCCTTTACGGGTAGAATCATACGATGTCTATCTGATTGCTGGCTGGTCAGATAAAGTATTCGATGTGTTAAAAGCACTCGAAGAGGGCCAAACAACGCTAAGCGCAATTGACGAAATTGTGCTATGA
- a CDS encoding ABC transporter ATP-binding protein produces MLDVASLSKQFGQTPVLNNLTFDLPAGQVMAVLGRSGCGKTTLLKILAGLETPDTGEVLMDGQSILSVPPERRQVVYLYQEPLLFPHLNVFENVAFGLRIRKVTNEMVDHLVHELLADLELSDQAKKQPSQLSGGQRQRVSFGRALIIKPRLLLLDEPFGNLDAQTRATMQTLFGRVAQQYKMTALFVTHDTREALTVGTSFGYLDQGVMTSYESVTDFVNDPRTGVHAELAFWESVQLRGRKAVSSTPPLP; encoded by the coding sequence ATGCTTGACGTAGCTTCCCTGTCAAAACAATTTGGTCAAACACCTGTCCTGAATAACCTTACATTCGATCTTCCGGCAGGTCAGGTGATGGCCGTTCTGGGTCGGTCAGGCTGTGGCAAAACAACCCTGCTAAAAATTCTGGCCGGGCTTGAAACGCCGGACACTGGCGAGGTGCTAATGGATGGGCAAAGTATTCTGAGTGTGCCCCCGGAACGTCGTCAGGTCGTTTATCTCTATCAGGAACCGCTTTTGTTTCCGCACCTGAACGTATTTGAGAACGTAGCGTTCGGGCTTCGTATCCGAAAAGTAACGAACGAAATGGTCGATCACCTGGTGCATGAACTACTGGCGGATCTGGAACTAAGCGATCAGGCAAAAAAACAACCCAGTCAATTATCGGGAGGGCAACGTCAGCGGGTTTCATTTGGACGGGCACTGATCATAAAACCCCGGCTGTTACTTCTTGATGAACCCTTCGGCAACCTCGATGCGCAAACACGCGCCACCATGCAAACCCTTTTTGGGAGAGTGGCCCAACAATATAAGATGACAGCCCTGTTCGTCACGCACGACACCCGCGAAGCCCTGACAGTCGGCACCTCCTTCGGCTACCTCGACCAAGGCGTTATGACTTCCTACGAATCAGTAACCGATTTTGTCAATGACCCACGTACGGGCGTTCATGCCGAACTGGCGTTCTGGGAATCCGTGCAATTGAGGGGCCGGAAAGCGGTTTCTTCCACGCCCCCATTGCCCTGA
- a CDS encoding M20 family peptidase encodes MKLVLRALVVLLGLLIIVLLVNTVRLTSHQLTNVPPATPIHVPDSAIQRLAGAIRIPTVSYTDYALTDTTQFDKFLTYIKASFPLVHQRLKQETFNQYGLLYEWKGSNPSLKPILLMGHYDVVPVIQGTQRMWKKPPFDGIVEDGYLYGRGTLDDKMSVIGLLESAEYLLQSGFQPERTLFLAFGQDEETSGLRGAQTIAAALKKRSVSLEYILDEGGIIKTDGVSGMQKPVALIGISEKGYLSLELTAVGKGGHSSMPPPQTSIGMVAEAISKLEKQPFPARLDGGVDHLLDYLASEVSFGQRIVFANQWLFAPLIEKTLAQTKSGNASIRTTTAPTIFRAGAKDNVLPIDATATINFRLLPGDTVDGVIERVKEIIENDSITVSVLGKGNNPAAVSDPETPAFLTIHKTIKSVFPDVAVAPYIMLGATDSKFYSALSTAIYRFSPLPLNDEGTQTIHGTNERIGVKDYQNMIRFYVALIKNSQQ; translated from the coding sequence ATGAAACTGGTGTTACGTGCTTTGGTAGTTTTGCTTGGACTACTCATTATTGTTTTGCTCGTGAATACAGTCCGATTGACGTCGCATCAATTGACAAACGTACCACCAGCAACGCCGATCCATGTTCCTGATTCAGCTATTCAGCGGCTGGCGGGAGCCATTCGAATTCCCACCGTTTCTTATACAGATTACGCACTGACAGACACTACCCAGTTTGATAAATTCCTGACCTATATCAAGGCTTCATTTCCGCTTGTTCACCAACGGCTAAAACAGGAAACTTTTAATCAATATGGCCTACTCTACGAATGGAAAGGCAGTAATCCGTCTTTGAAACCGATCCTGTTGATGGGTCATTATGACGTTGTGCCCGTAATTCAGGGAACGCAACGGATGTGGAAGAAACCACCTTTCGACGGCATTGTTGAGGATGGGTATCTCTATGGTCGCGGCACACTCGATGATAAAATGAGTGTAATCGGGTTATTGGAGTCGGCCGAATATTTGTTACAAAGCGGTTTTCAGCCCGAACGCACGCTGTTTCTCGCCTTCGGACAGGATGAGGAAACCTCAGGTTTGCGCGGTGCTCAAACAATTGCCGCAGCGTTGAAAAAACGATCAGTTTCACTGGAATATATTCTGGATGAAGGGGGGATCATTAAAACCGATGGTGTGTCGGGAATGCAAAAACCGGTAGCGCTGATCGGGATCAGCGAAAAAGGCTACCTGAGTCTGGAATTGACGGCGGTAGGAAAAGGCGGCCACTCGTCGATGCCTCCTCCGCAAACCAGCATCGGAATGGTGGCCGAAGCCATCAGCAAATTGGAAAAACAGCCGTTCCCTGCCCGTCTGGACGGCGGTGTCGATCACCTGCTGGATTATCTGGCCTCGGAGGTATCATTTGGCCAACGAATTGTCTTTGCTAACCAATGGCTGTTTGCTCCGCTAATTGAAAAGACACTGGCCCAGACAAAATCGGGTAACGCTTCCATCCGAACCACAACGGCCCCTACCATTTTCAGAGCCGGTGCTAAAGATAACGTGTTACCCATCGATGCAACGGCGACCATTAATTTTCGGTTATTACCCGGTGATACCGTCGACGGAGTGATTGAGCGAGTGAAAGAAATTATCGAAAATGATAGCATTACGGTCAGTGTGTTAGGCAAGGGAAATAATCCGGCCGCCGTATCTGATCCTGAAACGCCCGCTTTCCTGACGATTCATAAAACGATAAAAAGTGTTTTTCCGGATGTAGCTGTTGCCCCATATATTATGCTTGGCGCTACGGATTCCAAGTTTTATTCCGCATTATCAACCGCAATTTATCGATTTTCACCCCTGCCTTTGAACGACGAAGGAACGCAAACGATTCACGGAACAAACGAGCGCATTGGCGTTAAGGACTACCAAAACATGATCCGGTTTTATGTGGCTTTGATTAAAAATAGCCAGCAATGA
- a CDS encoding ABC transporter permease: MRSNPILTSVLIVLFGLPFVLLGLLALGQYWRFPDILPPTYSFDALARLLSADGELSIGLLLSLFIATTVSVLSTGLGFVIARAVALSNHPARWVILSYLPYALPPVLLAVLIQPYFIRLHLSGSIAGVIVALLLITVPFCTLFFRSFWGQQAIQYEQLSRTLGCSQRQAFLHVLLPLARPLLITCLFQSFLLAWFDFGLTNYLSVGKVRTLTVQVFLFVGEANSRLAAVASLLLLLPAALLLWLNKKAIVRRV, encoded by the coding sequence ATGCGATCTAACCCAATTCTGACCAGTGTACTGATCGTATTGTTCGGTCTGCCGTTTGTCTTACTGGGTTTACTGGCACTAGGTCAATACTGGCGGTTTCCCGACATACTCCCACCCACGTATTCATTCGACGCGCTGGCAAGGCTACTCTCCGCCGATGGCGAACTGAGTATCGGCTTGCTTCTGAGTTTGTTTATTGCTACAACAGTCTCCGTTTTGTCAACAGGATTGGGCTTTGTTATTGCCCGAGCGGTGGCACTTTCCAACCACCCGGCCCGGTGGGTAATACTGAGTTACCTCCCCTATGCGCTGCCGCCGGTACTGCTGGCGGTTCTGATTCAGCCTTATTTTATCCGGCTTCACTTATCCGGTTCGATTGCCGGGGTAATCGTCGCTCTACTGTTGATCACGGTTCCCTTCTGCACGCTGTTTTTTCGAAGTTTCTGGGGCCAACAGGCTATTCAGTATGAGCAATTAAGCCGAACGCTGGGCTGTTCACAACGACAGGCTTTCCTGCATGTTTTGCTACCGCTGGCTCGTCCACTGCTGATTACCTGCCTGTTTCAAAGCTTTCTGCTCGCCTGGTTCGACTTTGGCTTAACGAACTATCTGAGCGTCGGAAAAGTCCGGACGCTGACGGTTCAGGTATTTCTTTTTGTCGGTGAAGCCAATAGCAGGCTGGCCGCAGTAGCCTCACTGTTGCTGCTGCTCCCTGCCGCACTGCTGTTGTGGCTGAACAAGAAGGCAATTGTCAGGCGGGTTTAA
- a CDS encoding ABC transporter permease subunit, whose product MLSKNNIIRKGTLVLYALFVLGFPLAGLVNAFCVSVGLAGPLATGLTGRYWQQLPTETSLLLSLGFSLFVAIMSMGLAVLIGLALVLKRQTMLRLQPFPTLLYVPLLFPSLVVAFYLFQLLSGSGWLSRITHTIGLTSTPDNFPALIQDRVGLGIILAQVVLAFPFFTLLFQSLYDDARLDDLRNLTRTLGASESQFHRRVAAPILLHRAAPTLVLYGVAVLGAYDIPLLLGRTYPQMLSVFITTRLQRFDLAELPTGYLIGFLITVILMAIIFWTTRLTQRHAI is encoded by the coding sequence ATGTTATCGAAAAATAATATAATCCGGAAAGGCACACTTGTCCTCTACGCCTTATTCGTTTTAGGCTTTCCGCTGGCGGGACTGGTCAATGCATTCTGTGTAAGCGTTGGTCTGGCAGGGCCACTGGCCACTGGGCTCACCGGACGATACTGGCAACAACTTCCCACTGAAACATCGCTGCTCCTTTCGCTGGGATTTAGTCTATTCGTAGCGATTATGTCGATGGGGCTGGCGGTCCTTATCGGACTGGCTCTGGTTCTAAAACGGCAGACTATGCTCAGGCTCCAGCCCTTCCCGACTCTGCTTTACGTGCCACTGCTGTTTCCGTCACTCGTGGTGGCGTTTTATCTCTTTCAATTGCTGAGCGGATCGGGCTGGCTGTCGCGAATTACCCACACAATCGGGCTGACCAGCACACCGGACAATTTTCCGGCCCTGATTCAGGATAGAGTGGGTTTGGGTATTATTCTGGCACAGGTCGTGCTGGCATTTCCATTTTTTACCCTTCTGTTCCAGTCGCTATACGACGATGCCCGGCTGGACGATCTACGAAATCTGACCCGAACGCTGGGTGCATCAGAAAGCCAGTTTCACCGACGGGTGGCTGCCCCGATTCTCCTTCATCGGGCAGCTCCTACGCTGGTTCTATACGGTGTTGCCGTATTGGGAGCGTATGATATTCCGCTGTTACTCGGCCGTACGTACCCACAGATGCTATCCGTATTTATTACGACGCGGCTCCAGCGGTTCGATCTTGCCGAATTACCGACAGGCTATCTCATTGGATTTTTAATCACGGTCATCCTGATGGCCATCATTTTCTGGACAACCAGATTAACCCAACGCCATGCGATCTAA
- a CDS encoding ABC transporter substrate-binding protein — protein sequence MKRSIFIVFLIGALSCSSSEQRDPATILKQSWEQIEERGRDQPVTLFMWLGDPLINDYMNKYVKPAIRKRYGIDLRISAGQGAQIVQTLVAEHDAGQSSQIDLAWINGETFYQLRQIDGLLGPVTDKMPNARYIDFSNPFIGTDFQQPVAGMECPWGNVQLAVIYDLRKAPAPPKSFADFPAYVKAHPGQMTIPNEFTGMTLLKSWMIALSGDPKLFQGTFREDVYTKWSGELWKQINALKPYFWKQGQTFPEQLSTLHQLFANGEVAFTFSNNDAEVDNKVNLGFFPKTARAYVPAPGTIQNSHYMGIIKQAQHPEAAMLVANFLMSPEAQLKKMDPNVWGDHTVLDLKKLPASYRARFENLPTRQYAPKRESIQGMAFQEPAPAYMTRLYKDFRTYVIEK from the coding sequence ATGAAGAGAAGCATTTTTATCGTCTTTTTGATCGGAGCACTTAGTTGCTCATCGTCTGAGCAACGAGATCCGGCCACCATTCTGAAGCAATCCTGGGAACAAATAGAGGAACGCGGTCGTGACCAGCCGGTCACGCTGTTTATGTGGCTCGGCGACCCGCTTATCAACGATTACATGAACAAATACGTTAAACCAGCGATCAGGAAGCGATACGGTATCGACTTGCGGATATCTGCCGGTCAGGGCGCACAGATTGTGCAAACACTGGTAGCCGAACACGACGCGGGCCAATCGAGCCAGATCGATCTGGCCTGGATCAACGGCGAAACGTTTTATCAACTCCGGCAGATCGATGGCCTGCTCGGCCCCGTGACCGATAAGATGCCCAATGCCCGATACATCGATTTTTCGAACCCGTTTATTGGCACCGATTTTCAGCAGCCGGTTGCCGGCATGGAATGTCCGTGGGGAAACGTGCAACTGGCCGTTATTTACGATTTGCGGAAGGCGCCAGCTCCCCCAAAGTCGTTTGCTGATTTTCCGGCTTACGTAAAAGCACATCCCGGCCAGATGACCATACCCAATGAGTTTACGGGAATGACACTCCTGAAATCCTGGATGATTGCCCTTTCGGGTGATCCGAAGCTATTTCAGGGTACGTTTCGCGAAGACGTTTATACCAAATGGTCGGGTGAGCTTTGGAAACAGATCAATGCGCTAAAACCGTATTTCTGGAAACAGGGGCAAACGTTTCCTGAACAATTGTCGACTTTACACCAGCTGTTTGCAAACGGTGAAGTTGCTTTTACGTTCTCCAACAATGATGCTGAAGTGGACAATAAGGTAAATCTTGGCTTTTTCCCGAAAACAGCCCGTGCCTATGTGCCTGCGCCCGGTACCATTCAGAATTCGCACTATATGGGCATCATCAAACAGGCTCAGCACCCCGAAGCGGCCATGCTGGTGGCTAACTTCCTGATGTCGCCGGAAGCTCAGTTGAAAAAAATGGACCCGAACGTCTGGGGTGATCATACGGTGCTGGACCTCAAAAAACTGCCTGCCAGTTACCGCGCCCGGTTCGAGAATTTACCAACCCGCCAGTATGCCCCCAAACGTGAATCGATTCAGGGAATGGCTTTTCAGGAGCCCGCACCAGCGTACATGACCAGACTCTATAAAGATTTTCGGACTTATGTTATCGAAAAATAA
- a CDS encoding TonB-dependent receptor plug domain-containing protein — MRNFSLLWLMMSLAITAVAQTADLDVSVRELTRQQASAGQTVYLENPSIGLTLSVETDANGKVLFRSLSLNGIYRVYTKETDQYAETNAENIILRANFRRSVTLLLPIKREINLTEVNVRSTSASRINTTNAEVSSELDGKKVEELPVEGRDITRVLYRLPNVSQATGFFTEAPNVSINGANGLFNNYMIDGMDNNERFLGGQKFAIPVGFTRNVTVLTNNYSAEFGNTGGGIINITSKSGSNETTGEVFLLSRPGSAIDAQTSYPLRDLSGNQVKDGFARYQGGFGIGGALVKNKTFYYLNAEHTTDVKDNLLTSPQLGVNETVRGTNRFTYISGKLDQFWTDRFKSSLRVNIGQVAIGRQAGGLTGGIAFPSAANAQDRNSLLIASRNTYTTARFASETNIQYSSFRWNYAHATNPDSPDVTVLNPAGQGIAYLGHPGYLFDSHENTLQVQQKVSFYRGNHTIRAGAEIISARHRLFGGGNPNGSYTVQLTAAQLAGLRERNLGAALSPADIPADAKVLGYSVELRPASFGTTQTIYTAYVEDQITAGPRLNLTLGLRYDYDNLSKGGASSGDFNNVAPRASFNYKLTGRSAVRGGVGLFYDKILYTVYSDALQQNNTGADFKRQLQYFAEKGILPANTDLNRVTFDGNQTVGPGYNSAGQSFGYLQGPSAASFAGQRNNFSGERRILNPSGYQNPYTFESTLGYQYQVSDKLLFYADVVYNESYNLFRTTNLNAPSAWDYNVSAQQKIARSTDAANLTRPVPIANGAGTINGQLLTGVAQSVVMTEDKGRSRYTALSLNLQKDRASDAYAYRLIYTLSRLYNDTEDVNFRAMDANKFSAEWGPSVNDRRHIINGIFNYYVGQRFTVTIAALLQSGQPINRIPDATKYVVVDQNLKPLLGPDDRPVTSNDLNGDGSAFGDTYNGSTDRQPGESRNSDRLPWSKVIDVSLLYNLPVGAKTRRIEIRADIFNVLNTNNLSGYPNNATQSNQIQVGPRGSGIVQRNAGPPRQFQFGVRYLF; from the coding sequence ATGAGAAATTTTTCTCTTCTCTGGCTCATGATGAGTCTGGCAATTACGGCTGTTGCTCAAACTGCCGACCTGGATGTAAGCGTCCGTGAGCTAACCCGTCAGCAGGCAAGCGCCGGGCAAACGGTTTATCTCGAAAACCCGTCTATTGGCCTTACCCTGTCAGTAGAGACCGATGCCAATGGAAAGGTTTTATTCCGCTCACTGTCTCTAAACGGGATTTATCGGGTCTACACCAAGGAAACCGACCAATATGCCGAAACGAACGCCGAAAACATCATTCTCCGGGCCAATTTCCGGCGGAGCGTTACGCTTCTACTACCCATAAAACGGGAGATCAACCTAACGGAAGTGAACGTCAGGAGTACAAGTGCTTCCCGTATCAATACGACCAACGCCGAAGTATCGTCGGAACTGGATGGCAAAAAAGTGGAAGAATTGCCCGTTGAAGGGCGCGATATTACCCGTGTGTTGTATCGACTACCCAATGTGAGCCAGGCAACGGGTTTCTTTACTGAAGCCCCAAACGTGAGTATCAACGGTGCCAATGGGCTTTTCAATAACTACATGATTGATGGGATGGACAACAATGAGCGGTTTCTGGGTGGTCAGAAGTTTGCCATTCCTGTTGGATTTACCCGAAATGTGACAGTGCTGACCAATAACTATTCGGCCGAATTCGGGAATACGGGGGGCGGTATCATCAACATCACGAGTAAGTCAGGCAGCAACGAAACCACTGGCGAGGTCTTTCTGCTAAGTCGCCCCGGTTCAGCAATTGATGCCCAGACAAGCTATCCATTACGCGATCTGTCGGGCAATCAGGTGAAAGACGGATTTGCCCGCTATCAGGGCGGTTTTGGTATCGGTGGCGCTCTTGTCAAAAACAAAACGTTCTATTACCTGAATGCAGAGCACACAACCGATGTTAAAGACAACCTTCTGACTTCGCCCCAATTAGGTGTCAATGAAACGGTGCGTGGCACCAATCGATTTACTTATATTTCCGGGAAACTGGATCAGTTCTGGACCGATCGCTTTAAATCATCGTTGCGGGTAAATATAGGGCAGGTAGCTATTGGGCGTCAGGCGGGTGGTCTTACGGGCGGAATCGCCTTTCCGTCAGCAGCCAACGCGCAGGACCGGAATTCCTTGCTGATTGCCTCCCGCAATACGTATACCACCGCCCGATTCGCGTCTGAAACCAACATTCAGTACAGCAGCTTTCGCTGGAACTACGCCCATGCGACGAATCCAGACAGTCCCGACGTGACGGTGCTCAATCCAGCTGGTCAGGGCATTGCCTATCTCGGCCACCCTGGTTATCTGTTCGATTCCCACGAGAATACGCTTCAGGTCCAGCAAAAGGTCTCCTTTTACCGTGGCAATCACACCATCCGGGCTGGTGCCGAGATCATCAGTGCGCGACATCGGCTGTTCGGGGGCGGCAATCCCAACGGAAGTTATACCGTTCAGTTAACGGCCGCCCAGTTAGCCGGACTCCGCGAACGAAATCTGGGAGCGGCCCTTAGCCCTGCCGACATCCCGGCTGATGCGAAAGTGCTCGGCTATTCGGTCGAATTACGACCGGCTTCGTTCGGCACAACCCAAACCATTTATACGGCCTATGTTGAAGACCAGATCACGGCTGGCCCGCGCCTGAACCTGACACTGGGTCTGCGCTATGATTACGATAATCTCTCGAAAGGTGGAGCCAGTTCGGGCGATTTCAACAACGTGGCACCCCGCGCCAGTTTCAATTATAAACTCACTGGCCGTTCGGCCGTTCGCGGTGGTGTCGGGCTGTTTTACGACAAGATTCTGTATACTGTTTATAGCGATGCGCTTCAGCAGAATAATACGGGGGCCGACTTCAAACGGCAATTGCAGTATTTTGCTGAGAAAGGCATTTTACCCGCCAATACAGACCTGAACCGGGTGACGTTTGACGGCAATCAGACGGTTGGACCCGGCTACAACAGCGCCGGGCAATCGTTCGGTTATCTGCAGGGTCCATCGGCGGCTTCGTTTGCCGGACAGCGGAATAACTTCAGTGGTGAACGTCGCATTCTGAATCCCAGTGGCTACCAGAATCCCTATACGTTTGAGTCAACGCTTGGCTATCAGTACCAGGTGAGCGACAAGTTGCTGTTTTATGCCGATGTGGTTTACAATGAGTCTTATAACCTCTTCCGTACCACAAACCTGAATGCCCCGTCGGCCTGGGATTATAACGTGAGTGCTCAGCAAAAAATCGCCCGATCGACCGATGCGGCTAACCTTACCCGGCCCGTACCCATTGCCAACGGGGCAGGAACCATTAACGGCCAACTGCTTACGGGTGTAGCGCAGAGTGTGGTGATGACCGAAGACAAGGGGCGTTCGCGCTATACGGCACTGAGCTTGAATTTACAGAAAGACCGGGCCAGTGATGCCTATGCTTACCGCCTGATTTATACGCTTTCGCGATTGTATAACGACACGGAAGACGTCAATTTTCGGGCAATGGATGCGAATAAGTTCAGCGCCGAATGGGGCCCATCCGTAAACGACAGACGGCACATTATCAACGGCATTTTTAACTACTATGTCGGCCAGCGATTTACGGTTACAATAGCCGCTTTACTTCAGAGTGGACAACCGATTAACCGAATTCCCGACGCGACGAAATACGTAGTTGTCGATCAGAATTTAAAGCCGCTCCTTGGTCCCGATGACAGGCCAGTAACCAGCAATGATCTTAATGGCGATGGCAGCGCCTTTGGCGATACGTACAATGGGAGCACCGACCGTCAACCCGGCGAAAGCCGCAACTCAGATCGACTACCCTGGTCGAAAGTAATTGATGTAAGCCTGCTATACAACCTGCCGGTAGGGGCTAAAACACGGCGCATTGAAATTCGGGCCGATATCTTTAATGTACTGAATACCAATAACCTCAGTGGTTACCCAAACAATGCTACGCAAAGCAACCAGATTCAGGTTGGGCCTCGTGGCAGCGGCATTGTACAACGAAATGCAGGACCTCCACGCCAGTTTCAGTTTGGTGTGCGGTATTTATTTTAA
- a CDS encoding DUF2064 domain-containing protein: MSIRYPRTAVLLFSLPAHLDAVRKRLAICRGASETKGTKRNRAFWEAMQQLAVAKVRAAGLTCVHSTEIVSTTDYSAPFGEQLRIAVRAVLTKGFDQVIVIGNDCPDLRVSDLRSAANALNQGQLPVGYDQRGGVFLFGLDRRILANRPAHALANLPWQTPQLGAALTNFLSNSFGGVMTQSTIRTDWNNRSDLRSGAWLSGAFTSLAQKIWELVVTVSIPSNTLVLRSVDKATHSYGMRAPPVSC, from the coding sequence ATGAGTATTCGCTACCCCCGCACGGCCGTCCTGCTATTTTCCTTACCGGCACACCTCGATGCTGTCCGCAAACGGCTTGCCATCTGTCGGGGGGCATCGGAGACTAAAGGAACGAAACGCAATAGGGCATTTTGGGAGGCCATGCAACAGCTGGCTGTTGCAAAAGTACGGGCTGCCGGGCTAACGTGTGTACATTCAACCGAAATAGTATCAACCACTGATTATTCGGCACCCTTCGGGGAGCAATTGCGCATTGCCGTACGGGCTGTGCTAACGAAAGGCTTCGATCAGGTGATTGTCATCGGGAATGACTGCCCCGATCTGCGGGTTAGTGACCTGCGTTCAGCCGCCAATGCGCTGAATCAAGGCCAGTTGCCAGTTGGTTACGATCAGCGGGGAGGTGTTTTTCTCTTTGGCCTTGATCGGCGGATACTGGCAAATCGTCCAGCTCATGCATTAGCAAATCTTCCGTGGCAAACCCCACAACTCGGGGCCGCGTTGACGAATTTTCTAAGCAATTCGTTTGGCGGAGTAATGACCCAGTCAACTATCCGAACCGACTGGAACAATCGTTCTGATCTACGGTCAGGAGCGTGGTTATCAGGAGCCTTTACCAGTCTGGCACAAAAAATATGGGAACTGGTCGTTACGGTTTCTATCCCGTCTAACACCCTTGTGTTGCGTTCCGTCGACAAGGCAACGCATTCCTATGGTATGCGTGCTCCACCCGTTTCCTGCTAA